In Luteibacter mycovicinus, a genomic segment contains:
- a CDS encoding methyl-accepting chemotaxis protein produces the protein MLRYWIDRNRESRTKLAALDKVQAIVEFTPDGHVRHANALFLQAMGYGMDEIRGAHHRTFVAPADADSPDYRAFWEGLRAGRGDTGLYRRRRKDGGDVWLQSSYSPLTDRNGNVIGVIKYATDVTAQRLAAADMDGRLQAIDRAQATIEFDLDGTILEANDNFLGAMGYTRDEVIGRHHRMFVDPTEASSPGYQTFWARLREGRHDAALYRRLGRDGRVVWIQATYNPIFDFNGVPMKIIKYATDITAQTLAAQTLQREVVSLSGAVVDNAEKAGKAEALAGGARHAAERGGAVMRDVVRTMGGIQEGTRSIEEILELIDSLSFQTNLLSLNAAIEAARAGESGKAFAVVAEEVRRLAVRSAEASKQIHQLIGDARGRVDEGASLVGTAGHTMEEILAAIGNVTQVTGAISESAERQSSGIQRVNAAVSQLEAVYGNL, from the coding sequence ATGCTTCGTTACTGGATCGACAGAAACCGCGAGTCGCGGACCAAGCTCGCCGCGCTGGACAAGGTCCAGGCGATCGTGGAGTTCACCCCGGACGGGCACGTACGCCACGCTAACGCCCTGTTCCTGCAGGCCATGGGCTATGGCATGGACGAAATCCGTGGCGCCCATCACCGCACGTTCGTGGCGCCGGCCGATGCCGACAGCCCGGACTATCGAGCGTTCTGGGAAGGGTTGCGTGCGGGACGCGGCGACACGGGGCTGTACCGCCGCCGGCGCAAGGACGGAGGCGACGTGTGGCTGCAGTCGTCATACAGCCCTTTGACCGACCGCAACGGCAACGTCATCGGCGTCATCAAATACGCGACCGACGTCACCGCCCAGCGTCTCGCCGCCGCGGACATGGACGGGCGTCTCCAGGCGATCGATCGCGCTCAGGCGACGATCGAATTCGATCTGGACGGCACCATCCTCGAGGCCAACGACAACTTCCTTGGCGCCATGGGCTACACACGGGACGAAGTGATCGGTCGCCATCACCGGATGTTCGTCGATCCGACCGAAGCCTCTTCGCCCGGCTATCAGACCTTCTGGGCACGACTGCGCGAAGGCCGCCATGACGCCGCGCTGTACCGTCGGCTCGGTCGCGATGGTCGCGTTGTGTGGATTCAGGCGACCTACAACCCCATCTTCGACTTCAACGGCGTACCGATGAAAATCATCAAGTACGCGACCGACATCACGGCGCAGACGCTCGCCGCGCAGACGCTTCAGCGCGAAGTGGTGTCGCTGTCGGGCGCCGTCGTCGACAACGCGGAAAAGGCCGGCAAGGCCGAGGCTCTTGCGGGTGGCGCGCGGCATGCGGCCGAGCGCGGCGGTGCGGTAATGCGCGATGTCGTACGTACCATGGGCGGCATCCAGGAAGGCACGCGCTCCATCGAGGAAATCCTCGAACTGATCGACTCGCTGTCGTTCCAGACCAACCTCCTCTCGCTGAATGCGGCCATCGAGGCGGCGCGCGCGGGCGAGAGCGGCAAGGCGTTCGCCGTGGTGGCGGAAGAAGTGCGCCGCCTCGCGGTACGTAGCGCCGAGGCGTCGAAGCAGATTCATCAGCTGATCGGCGATGCCCGCGGCCGCGTGGACGAAGGGGCGAGCCTTGTCGGTACCGCGGGACACACGATGGAGGAAATCCTCGCCGCTATCGGCAACGTTACTCAGGTCACCGGGGCCATCAGCGAAAGCGCAGAGCGCCAGTCTTCGGGAATCCAGCGGGTCAACGCCGCCGTCTCGCAGCTCGAGGCGGTCTACGGAAATCTCTGA
- the tmk gene encoding dTMP kinase encodes MAPLPIPGGLLVAIEGIDGAGKTTLAHTLRDTLAPAGTPVALSKEPTTGQWGMRMRASASTGRLTPDEELRLLILDRKEHVAELIGPALARGEIVILDRYFPSNVAYQGAAGLDTGALLEANAFAPRPDLLLLLDLEPRVGLERIRKRGDKPNHFETSDNLDRCRSIFRGLGLGHTVVIDATQTAEAVAHEALGHVREALAAKQGHPD; translated from the coding sequence ATGGCACCTCTCCCTATTCCCGGTGGCCTGCTCGTTGCCATCGAAGGCATCGATGGTGCAGGCAAGACGACTCTCGCCCATACCTTGCGTGACACGCTGGCTCCGGCCGGCACCCCTGTGGCGCTCAGCAAGGAACCGACGACCGGCCAGTGGGGCATGCGGATGCGCGCCTCCGCATCCACCGGACGGCTGACGCCGGACGAAGAACTTCGCCTCCTGATTCTCGACCGGAAAGAGCACGTGGCCGAACTGATCGGCCCCGCCCTGGCCCGTGGCGAGATCGTCATCCTCGACCGCTATTTCCCGTCCAATGTGGCCTATCAGGGCGCGGCCGGGCTCGACACCGGCGCCCTGCTAGAAGCCAATGCCTTCGCCCCCCGCCCCGACCTGCTGCTGCTGCTGGACCTGGAACCCAGGGTAGGTCTGGAGCGCATCCGTAAGCGCGGCGACAAGCCGAATCATTTCGAGACCTCGGACAACCTCGACCGTTGCCGTTCGATCTTCCGCGGCCTGGGCCTCGGGCATACGGTCGTCATCGACGCGACGCAGACCGCCGAAGCGGTCGCGCATGAAGCGCTTGGCCATGTCCGCGAGGCGTTGGCGGCTAAACAGGGACATCCGGACTGA
- a CDS encoding cysteine dioxygenase family protein, which translates to MITVDFQGSRKLIDAIDASVAQPSTPAITDTLRNALCRLIRSQEVILPACVFETAGDHYARRELYRSEEHGYSVVAMTWGPGQGTLIHDHSGMWCVEGVWNGALEIVQYELLGHEAERYHFRPVGSIQAGPGSAGSLIPPHEYHTIRNPSDDAVAVSLHIYSGRMTQCAVFNPEGDDWYQRAERKLGLDQIH; encoded by the coding sequence ATGATCACGGTCGATTTCCAGGGCAGCCGCAAGCTCATCGATGCGATCGACGCTTCCGTCGCGCAGCCGAGCACACCGGCGATCACCGACACCCTGCGCAACGCGCTGTGCCGGCTGATCCGTTCGCAGGAAGTCATCCTGCCCGCCTGCGTCTTCGAGACCGCCGGCGACCACTACGCCCGCCGCGAGCTCTATCGCAGCGAAGAACACGGTTACAGCGTCGTCGCCATGACCTGGGGTCCCGGTCAGGGCACCCTGATCCACGACCACAGCGGCATGTGGTGCGTCGAAGGCGTATGGAACGGCGCGCTCGAAATCGTCCAGTACGAACTGCTGGGCCACGAGGCGGAGCGCTACCACTTCCGCCCGGTCGGCTCGATCCAGGCAGGCCCCGGTTCCGCCGGCAGCCTGATCCCGCCGCACGAGTACCACACCATCCGCAATCCCAGCGACGACGCGGTGGCGGTCAGCCTGCACATCTATTCGGGCCGCATGACCCAGTGCGCCGTGTTCAACCCCGAAGGCGACGACTGGTACCAGCGCGCCGAACGCAAACTGGGTCTCGACCAGATCCATTGA
- the metX gene encoding homoserine O-acetyltransferase MetX, whose protein sequence is MGDARRYHQLSSPFRMKRGGELHGARVAFETWGTLDASRGNAVLILTGLSPSAHAASNDEDPTPGWWQDMIGPGKAFDTDRWFVVCVNSLGSDKGSTCPASVDPATGAPYRLTFPELSLEDVANAAHEAITGLGISQLACLVGCSMGGMSALAYMLLHPASVRTHVSVDTAPQAQPFAIAIRSLQREAIRLDPHWKGGQYEGDEWPEHGMSIARKLGVITYRSAMEWNGRFARIRLDAEQREENEPFGFEFQVESYLEGHARRFNRQFDPNSYLYLSRASDWFDIAEHGEGDVMRGLARIQVERAMVIGVSTDILFPLEQQETIAKGLEAAGAAVEFVALDSPQGHDAFLVDIANYSKAIGGFLGSL, encoded by the coding sequence ATGGGTGACGCCCGCCGCTACCACCAGCTGTCCTCACCGTTCCGCATGAAGAGGGGCGGTGAACTGCATGGCGCGCGTGTCGCCTTCGAGACGTGGGGCACGCTCGATGCGTCGCGCGGCAATGCCGTCCTCATTCTGACGGGCTTGTCGCCCAGTGCGCACGCGGCATCCAACGACGAGGATCCCACCCCCGGCTGGTGGCAGGACATGATCGGGCCCGGCAAGGCCTTCGATACCGATCGCTGGTTCGTCGTCTGCGTTAACTCGCTGGGCAGCGATAAGGGCTCGACCTGCCCCGCGTCGGTCGATCCCGCCACCGGCGCGCCGTACCGCCTGACCTTTCCCGAGCTGTCGCTGGAGGACGTGGCAAATGCGGCGCACGAAGCCATCACCGGCCTCGGTATCTCACAGCTCGCCTGCCTCGTCGGCTGCTCGATGGGCGGCATGAGCGCACTCGCGTACATGCTGCTGCACCCCGCCTCGGTGCGCACGCACGTCAGCGTCGACACCGCACCGCAGGCGCAACCGTTCGCCATCGCCATCCGCTCGCTCCAGCGCGAGGCCATCCGCCTCGATCCCCACTGGAAGGGCGGACAATACGAAGGCGACGAATGGCCCGAACACGGCATGAGCATCGCGCGTAAGCTGGGCGTGATCACCTATCGCTCCGCGATGGAGTGGAACGGCCGCTTCGCGCGCATCCGGCTCGACGCGGAGCAGCGTGAAGAAAACGAACCGTTCGGTTTCGAGTTCCAGGTCGAGTCGTATCTCGAAGGTCATGCGCGGCGATTCAACCGTCAGTTCGACCCGAACAGCTATCTGTATCTCTCGCGCGCCAGCGACTGGTTCGATATCGCCGAGCACGGCGAGGGCGATGTCATGCGCGGCCTGGCCCGCATCCAGGTCGAACGCGCGATGGTGATCGGCGTGAGCACGGACATCCTGTTTCCCCTGGAGCAGCAGGAAACCATCGCCAAGGGGCTGGAGGCCGCGGGCGCGGCGGTCGAGTTCGTCGCGCTGGACTCGCCCCAGGGCCACGATGCCTTCCTCGTCGATATCGCCAACTACAGCAAGGCCATTGGCGGCTTCCTCGGTTCGCTCTGA
- a CDS encoding tetratricopeptide repeat protein, translated as MTLPFYLAAGAMLAVALALILVPLIRQGRTHGRSKGVFVLVVALAVLVPLGSAGIYLLVGTPATLGGVEPPKEMDVGQAIAALQARLKEQPDDTQGWLLLGQTYAMLKQPADAREAYDGALKADPKNGPAMVGWAEADSLVRGDHLIVGRAFDLLQAAVADNPQNQKALWLLGIAQFQQEHFADASATWKKLQPLLDPDSNVAHAVAQQIAEADKRVGGKPKE; from the coding sequence GTGACCCTTCCGTTCTACCTTGCCGCCGGGGCGATGCTCGCCGTCGCGCTCGCCCTCATCCTGGTGCCGCTCATTCGCCAGGGCCGGACGCACGGGCGCTCGAAGGGCGTGTTCGTGCTCGTCGTCGCACTGGCCGTGCTGGTGCCTCTGGGCAGCGCCGGCATCTACCTGCTGGTCGGCACGCCGGCCACGCTCGGCGGCGTCGAGCCACCGAAGGAAATGGACGTCGGCCAGGCGATCGCCGCGCTGCAGGCGCGACTGAAAGAACAGCCGGACGATACGCAGGGCTGGCTGCTGCTCGGCCAGACATACGCCATGCTGAAGCAGCCGGCGGATGCCCGCGAAGCCTACGACGGTGCGCTCAAGGCCGACCCGAAGAACGGCCCGGCGATGGTTGGCTGGGCCGAGGCGGACTCGCTCGTGCGTGGCGATCACCTGATCGTCGGACGCGCGTTCGACCTGCTGCAGGCCGCCGTCGCCGACAATCCGCAAAACCAGAAGGCACTGTGGTTGCTGGGCATCGCACAATTTCAGCAGGAGCACTTCGCGGACGCGTCGGCCACCTGGAAAAAACTGCAGCCGCTGCTGGATCCGGATTCGAACGTGGCGCATGCGGTGGCACAACAGATCGCCGAAGCCGACAAGCGCGTCGGTGGCAAACCGAAGGAATGA
- a CDS encoding cytochrome c-type biogenesis protein produces the protein MIFMLLLPLLSIAQAIQPLPFRDHAEELRFQHLSAELRCPMCQNETLADSNAPIAHDLRRQIFEMMQAGRSDAEIKAYLVDRYSDFVLYKPPVEPKTWLLWFGPLIVLALGGLVVAIQVRRRARQNPVGNMPANDTEDDW, from the coding sequence ATGATCTTCATGCTGCTGCTACCCCTGCTCTCGATCGCCCAGGCCATCCAGCCGCTGCCCTTCCGCGACCACGCCGAAGAACTTCGCTTCCAGCATCTCAGCGCCGAACTGCGCTGCCCGATGTGCCAGAACGAAACCCTGGCGGATTCCAACGCGCCGATCGCACACGACCTGCGCCGACAGATTTTCGAAATGATGCAGGCAGGCAGGAGCGACGCCGAGATCAAGGCATATCTGGTCGACCGCTACTCGGATTTCGTGCTGTACAAGCCACCGGTGGAACCGAAGACCTGGCTGCTCTGGTTCGGGCCGCTGATCGTGCTTGCCCTGGGCGGCCTCGTCGTCGCCATACAGGTACGCCGCCGTGCGCGCCAGAACCCCGTCGGCAACATGCCGGCGAACGACACCGAGGACGACTGGTGA